In Methylomagnum ishizawai, one DNA window encodes the following:
- a CDS encoding alpha/beta fold hydrolase — protein MKKLIPPLLLALSCLVIPAQANPLPKGAKSGFAQVNGIQMHYVKMGKGPLLLLLHGWPQTWYEWHRIMPMLAGKYTVVAPDLRGLGLSEKTRTGYDKPTIANDIAALIQHLGRGPAFVVGHDMGGKAAYVLGLVHPELVAKLVLVDCMPPGTENMDSAKGGMWHYGFHMAAGFPEMLTKNREREYIAAQIKQWAHRKQAITPQAIDEYAKHYARPGGMTAGFNYYRALLDDAQFVAAYADQKFAMPVLAVAGRYGVADKLSKALQAKADIIKSAIAEDSGHFVPEEAPAFLVEQLSSFLAPAPPSNTP, from the coding sequence ATGAAGAAACTAATACCCCCGTTATTATTAGCCCTGTCATGCCTGGTTATTCCGGCCCAAGCCAACCCCTTGCCCAAAGGCGCGAAGAGCGGATTCGCGCAGGTGAATGGCATCCAAATGCATTATGTAAAAATGGGAAAAGGCCCGCTGCTGCTCCTATTACATGGCTGGCCGCAAACTTGGTATGAATGGCACCGGATCATGCCGATGCTCGCCGGGAAATATACCGTCGTCGCCCCGGATTTGCGCGGCCTGGGACTCTCGGAAAAAACCCGGACGGGATATGACAAGCCGACTATCGCCAATGATATAGCGGCGCTGATCCAGCATTTGGGCAGGGGTCCGGCCTTCGTCGTGGGCCACGACATGGGCGGCAAAGCGGCCTATGTCCTCGGCCTGGTCCATCCCGAATTGGTAGCCAAGTTGGTCCTAGTGGATTGCATGCCGCCCGGAACCGAGAATATGGATTCCGCCAAGGGTGGCATGTGGCATTATGGATTCCACATGGCAGCGGGTTTTCCAGAGATGCTGACCAAAAACCGGGAGCGGGAATATATCGCGGCGCAAATCAAGCAATGGGCGCATCGAAAACAGGCCATTACCCCGCAGGCCATAGACGAATATGCCAAGCATTATGCCCGCCCAGGCGGCATGACCGCCGGGTTCAATTATTACCGCGCCTTGCTGGACGATGCCCAGTTCGTCGCGGCCTATGCGGATCAGAAATTCGCCATGCCCGTCCTAGCCGTTGCCGGACGCTACGGGGTTGCCGACAAGCTTTCCAAGGCGCTGCAAGCCAAGGCCGATATTATCAAGTCGGCCATCGCCGAAGACAGCGGCCATTTCGTGCCGGAAGAAGCGCCGGCATTTTTGGTGGAGCAACTATCGAGTTTCCTAGCCCCTGCGCCACCGTCGAATACCCCTTGA
- a CDS encoding carbohydrate ABC transporter permease — MPGFRVVLQSTLLHLALVAAAVLTLFPLLWMVAVSLMSPDEANRFPPPLWPEQPSLAHYRALFARLDIARYAFNSLAVATAVTALSLLFNALAGYAFAKLRFRGRDRLFGGLLAAMVIPSQVAMLPLFLLLKSLGLVNSFGGVVVPGLASIFGIFLIRQYALSIPDSLLDAARIDGAGEFRIFWSLVLPLCRPILVTLAIFTFMGTWNDFMWPLVILTDSQRYTLPVALANLMGERALDMELMMAGAVLTVLPVVALFLALQKYYIEGLVLGGVKE, encoded by the coding sequence ATGCCCGGCTTCCGCGTCGTCCTCCAATCCACCCTCCTACACCTCGCCCTCGTCGCCGCCGCCGTCCTCACCCTGTTCCCCCTGCTGTGGATGGTCGCGGTTTCCCTGATGTCGCCGGACGAGGCCAACCGCTTCCCGCCGCCGCTTTGGCCGGAACAACCCAGCCTCGCCCATTACCGCGCCCTGTTCGCCCGGCTCGATATCGCCCGCTACGCCTTCAACAGCCTCGCCGTCGCCACGGCGGTGACGGCGCTCTCGCTCCTGTTCAATGCCCTGGCCGGTTACGCCTTCGCCAAGCTGCGCTTCCGGGGCCGCGACCGGCTGTTCGGGGGCTTGCTGGCGGCGATGGTGATTCCGTCCCAGGTCGCCATGCTGCCCTTGTTCCTGCTGCTGAAAAGCCTGGGGCTGGTCAACAGCTTCGGCGGCGTCGTCGTCCCCGGACTCGCCAGTATCTTCGGCATCTTCCTGATCCGCCAATACGCGCTGTCCATCCCCGACAGCCTGCTCGACGCCGCCCGCATCGACGGCGCGGGCGAATTCCGCATCTTCTGGTCGTTGGTGCTGCCGCTGTGCCGCCCGATCCTGGTGACGCTCGCCATCTTCACCTTCATGGGCACCTGGAACGATTTCATGTGGCCCTTGGTGATCCTCACCGACAGCCAGCGCTATACCTTGCCGGTGGCCCTCGCCAACCTCATGGGCGAACGCGCGCTGGATATGGAATTGATGATGGCGGGGGCGGTGCTGACCGTGCTGCCGGTGGTGGCGTTGTTCCTGGCTTTGCAGAAGTACTACATCGAAGGCTTGGTGCTGGGCGGCGTCAAGGAATAG
- the fbaA gene encoding class II fructose-bisphosphate aldolase — translation MSQKILDAVKPGVATGADVQKIFEICKENKFALPAVNVVGTDSVNAVLEAAAKAKAPVIIQFSNGGAQFYAGKGLKLEGQQAAILGAISGAKHVHAVAEAYGVPVILHTDHAAKKLLPWIDGLLDAGEKHFAETGKPLFSSHMLDLSEESLQENIEICAKYLERMAKLGMTLEIELGVTGGEEDGVDNSGADHASLYTQPEDVAYAYEHLIKISPNFTIAASFGNVHGVYSPGNVKLTPKILDNSQKYVSEKFGIPANSLNFVFHGGSGSSPEEIAESISYGVVKMNIDTDTQWATWDGIRQYYQKNEGYLQGQIGNPDGADKPNKKFYDPRVWLRAAQTSMVARLEQAFKELNAVGTL, via the coding sequence ATGTCACAGAAAATCCTAGACGCAGTTAAACCCGGCGTAGCCACCGGCGCAGATGTCCAGAAAATCTTCGAGATTTGCAAGGAGAACAAATTCGCCCTGCCCGCGGTGAACGTGGTGGGCACCGATTCCGTCAACGCCGTCCTCGAAGCCGCCGCCAAGGCCAAGGCTCCGGTCATCATCCAATTCTCCAACGGCGGCGCCCAGTTCTACGCCGGCAAGGGCTTGAAGCTGGAAGGCCAACAAGCCGCCATCCTCGGCGCGATCTCCGGGGCCAAGCATGTCCACGCCGTGGCCGAAGCCTACGGCGTCCCCGTGATCCTCCACACCGACCACGCCGCCAAGAAACTGCTGCCCTGGATCGACGGCCTGCTCGACGCCGGCGAAAAGCACTTCGCCGAGACCGGCAAGCCGCTGTTCAGCTCCCACATGCTGGACCTGTCCGAGGAAAGCCTGCAAGAAAACATCGAAATCTGCGCCAAGTACCTGGAGCGCATGGCCAAGCTGGGCATGACCCTGGAAATCGAACTGGGCGTGACCGGCGGCGAGGAAGACGGCGTGGACAACAGCGGCGCGGACCACGCCTCGCTCTACACCCAGCCGGAAGACGTGGCCTACGCCTACGAACACCTCATCAAGATCAGCCCGAACTTCACCATCGCCGCCAGCTTCGGCAATGTCCACGGCGTGTACTCGCCCGGCAACGTCAAGCTGACCCCGAAAATCCTCGACAACTCCCAGAAGTACGTGTCCGAGAAGTTCGGCATCCCGGCCAACAGCCTGAACTTCGTGTTCCACGGCGGCTCCGGCTCCAGCCCGGAAGAAATCGCCGAGTCCATCAGCTACGGCGTGGTCAAGATGAACATCGACACCGACACCCAATGGGCGACCTGGGACGGCATCCGCCAGTACTACCAGAAGAACGAAGGCTATCTGCAAGGCCAGATCGGCAACCCCGACGGCGCGGACAAGCCCAACAAGAAGTTCTACGATCCCCGCGTCTGGCTGCGTGCCGCCCAAACCAGCATGGTGGCCCGCCTGGAACAGGCGTTCAAGGAACTGAACGCGGTCGGCACGCTGTAA
- a CDS encoding TIGR03986 family type III CRISPR-associated RAMP protein yields MNRPIQHRDSRANPSAQNAPHSKREFSKPNMNAIPRPAAALRGIQAPYNFVPLADWVYFPPWSASASHDLPFSDGISGTLEFTLHTESPLLVAHEQEVGEKRFIIAPDGRPMIPGSSLRGMIRNVLEIATFGKMHLIDDRHLGIRDLSGGMPAYAKAMTEKVGRAYRARAETGWLRFEQGVWKVYPCRHSRIEHDDLTALLGPDAGREFKDFVLGKLDDSQRSAQAKYRKWEELGGRPDIRFEPGPLRDHPHSRGNLLRYSKAAQIGHGRRKGRLVLTGQPSPRKHMEFLFYQTEQHPIEPSKDVMRGFLKIHEDSKDWEYWKQRHWQSGDAIPVFFIYEGGRIASLGLAQMFKLPYKLSIHDALRNSSEDHCEQGRLDFVETLFGCTQAEAQGRRGLKSRVSFGAAFSDDARFGDSVTVILNSPKPSYYPNYIRQATAANGMQLDPEAQGYTTLMDEFAELRGWKRYPSKPFHPPRCLQPSKVTSTLHPLKTGATFKGKLRFHNLKPEELGGLVWALTWNGDRNLVHQLGTGKPLGFGQVRLELDRVKLQANDPGLPTEPAGRVLQQCGLMFCATMEQACRDQEPGGWRNSHQITTLLAMADSSIGEGRHLNPMVLDHQTRRNDFVEAKKRENFYVLEDYEP; encoded by the coding sequence ATGAACCGTCCCATCCAACACCGCGATTCCAGGGCCAACCCGTCCGCGCAGAATGCGCCCCACTCCAAGCGCGAGTTCAGCAAACCCAATATGAACGCCATCCCCCGCCCCGCCGCCGCCCTGCGCGGCATCCAAGCCCCGTATAACTTCGTACCGCTGGCCGATTGGGTGTATTTTCCGCCGTGGAGCGCGTCCGCCAGCCACGACCTGCCGTTCTCGGACGGCATCAGCGGCACCCTGGAATTCACGCTCCACACCGAATCGCCCCTGCTGGTGGCCCACGAGCAGGAGGTCGGCGAGAAGCGCTTCATCATCGCCCCCGATGGCCGTCCCATGATCCCCGGTTCCAGCCTGCGCGGTATGATCCGCAACGTCCTGGAAATCGCCACCTTCGGCAAGATGCACCTGATCGACGACCGCCACCTGGGAATACGCGACCTCTCGGGCGGGATGCCCGCCTACGCCAAGGCCATGACCGAGAAGGTGGGCCGAGCCTACCGCGCCCGCGCCGAAACCGGTTGGTTGCGCTTCGAGCAGGGGGTGTGGAAGGTCTATCCCTGCCGCCATTCGCGCATCGAACACGACGATTTGACCGCCCTGCTGGGTCCGGACGCGGGCCGCGAATTCAAGGATTTCGTGTTGGGTAAGCTCGACGACAGCCAACGCAGCGCCCAGGCCAAATACCGCAAATGGGAGGAATTGGGCGGGAGGCCGGACATCCGCTTCGAGCCCGGCCCGTTGCGCGACCATCCCCACAGCCGCGGCAACCTGCTGCGCTACAGCAAAGCCGCCCAGATCGGCCATGGCCGGCGCAAGGGCCGTTTGGTGCTGACCGGCCAGCCCAGCCCGCGCAAGCACATGGAATTCCTGTTCTACCAGACCGAGCAACACCCCATCGAACCCAGCAAGGACGTGATGCGCGGCTTCCTCAAAATCCACGAGGATTCCAAGGATTGGGAATACTGGAAGCAGCGCCATTGGCAATCGGGCGACGCCATCCCGGTGTTCTTCATCTACGAGGGCGGCCGCATCGCCTCGCTGGGCTTGGCGCAGATGTTCAAGCTGCCCTACAAGTTGTCGATCCACGACGCCCTGCGCAATTCTTCCGAGGACCATTGCGAACAGGGCCGGCTGGATTTCGTGGAGACGCTGTTCGGCTGCACCCAGGCCGAGGCCCAGGGCCGCCGCGGCCTGAAAAGCCGGGTGTCGTTCGGGGCCGCCTTCTCCGACGACGCCCGCTTCGGCGACAGCGTGACCGTCATCCTCAACAGCCCCAAGCCCAGCTATTACCCCAACTACATCCGCCAAGCCACCGCCGCCAACGGGATGCAACTCGACCCCGAAGCGCAGGGCTACACCACCCTGATGGACGAATTCGCCGAACTCAGGGGCTGGAAGCGCTATCCCAGCAAGCCCTTCCATCCGCCGCGCTGCCTGCAACCCAGTAAGGTGACTTCCACCCTGCATCCGCTCAAGACCGGGGCCACCTTCAAAGGCAAGCTCAGGTTCCACAACCTCAAGCCGGAAGAACTGGGCGGCCTGGTCTGGGCCTTGACCTGGAACGGCGACCGCAACCTCGTCCACCAACTGGGCACGGGCAAGCCCCTGGGATTCGGGCAGGTCCGCCTCGAACTGGACCGGGTCAAGCTCCAAGCCAACGACCCCGGCCTGCCCACCGAACCGGCGGGCCGGGTGCTGCAACAATGCGGGCTGATGTTCTGCGCCACCATGGAACAAGCCTGCCGCGACCAGGAACCGGGCGGCTGGCGCAATTCGCACCAGATCACCACCCTCCTGGCGATGGCCGATTCCTCCATCGGCGAAGGACGGCACCTGAACCCCATGGTCCTCGACCACCAAACCCGGCGCAACGATTTCGTCGAGGCCAAGAAGCGGGAGAATTTCTACGTATTGGAAGATTACGAACCCTGA
- a CDS encoding RAMP superfamily CRISPR-associated protein, with translation MQANTPILRLARITLEATSPLSLSTGRHNTLFDTQVVTDANGLPAIPGTALAGALRHALARRLGLAATRAVFGQASDHDSTPSPLSVTWAHIHDGHDRPMDGLDLERAWTRDPLLSAFAVNELPHRDHMRMGTRGVAQFQGRFGQRFVAPGHRFSFEMALWDGDGDALAPAWEALQAVLAGAEFRLGGATRRGYGQLHVQRYAERRFDLREPADFRAYARHPRRLDRPAETLREIELVANPGPAGNWLRLDLNLEAEDFWRFGGGDIPVTDATRSSEALPYTEERVAWVGARGHLARRRVIVPASAVKGALAHRTAFHYNRLTRHYADGLDPRRLEQETPEHNPATRYLFGHGGPDPARGRGGHVLIEDAVADDPTTFRLAHNSLDRFTGGVRDGVFYCEEAVYGNAFQLRLRVAKDIWRGAPKTVRQAFRATLDDLLEGRLALGAASARGLGYFQGDIVRDELKESTP, from the coding sequence ATGCAGGCCAACACGCCCATCCTCCGCCTGGCGCGGATCACCTTGGAAGCCACCAGTCCCTTGTCGTTGTCCACGGGGCGCCATAACACCTTGTTCGACACCCAGGTCGTCACCGACGCCAACGGCCTCCCGGCCATCCCCGGCACCGCCCTGGCCGGCGCCCTGCGCCACGCCTTGGCGCGGCGGTTGGGTCTTGCGGCCACCCGGGCCGTGTTCGGCCAAGCCAGCGACCACGACAGCACGCCCTCGCCCCTTTCCGTGACCTGGGCGCATATCCACGACGGCCACGACCGCCCCATGGACGGCCTGGACCTGGAACGCGCCTGGACCCGCGACCCCTTGCTCTCGGCCTTCGCGGTCAACGAACTACCCCACCGCGACCATATGCGCATGGGAACCCGGGGCGTGGCGCAATTCCAAGGCCGGTTCGGACAGCGCTTCGTCGCGCCGGGACATCGGTTCAGTTTCGAGATGGCCCTGTGGGACGGGGACGGGGATGCCCTGGCCCCGGCCTGGGAAGCGCTGCAAGCGGTGCTGGCCGGGGCCGAATTCCGGCTCGGGGGGGCGACCCGGCGCGGTTATGGGCAATTACATGTCCAGCGCTATGCCGAGCGCCGCTTCGATCTGCGCGAACCGGCGGACTTCCGGGCCTATGCCCGCCATCCCCGGCGGCTGGACCGGCCTGCCGAAACCTTGCGCGAGATCGAATTGGTGGCGAATCCCGGCCCGGCGGGAAACTGGCTGCGGCTGGACCTCAACCTGGAGGCGGAAGATTTCTGGCGCTTCGGTGGCGGCGATATCCCGGTGACGGACGCCACCCGGTCCAGCGAGGCGTTGCCTTATACCGAGGAGCGGGTGGCCTGGGTCGGCGCCAGGGGACACCTGGCCCGGCGGCGGGTGATCGTCCCGGCCAGCGCGGTCAAAGGCGCCCTGGCCCACCGCACGGCCTTCCATTACAACCGCCTGACCCGGCACTACGCCGACGGGCTCGACCCCCGCCGCCTCGAACAGGAAACCCCCGAACACAATCCCGCCACCCGCTACCTGTTCGGCCACGGCGGCCCGGACCCGGCCCGGGGCCGCGGTGGCCATGTGTTGATCGAAGACGCGGTGGCCGACGATCCCACCACCTTCCGGCTGGCCCATAACAGCCTGGACCGCTTCACCGGCGGGGTGCGCGACGGGGTGTTCTATTGCGAAGAGGCGGTCTACGGCAACGCTTTCCAACTGCGGCTGCGGGTCGCCAAGGATATTTGGCGGGGCGCCCCCAAGACGGTGAGGCAGGCGTTCCGCGCCACCCTGGACGACCTGCTCGAAGGCCGTCTGGCCCTGGGCGCGGCCAGTGCGCGGGGTCTGGGCTATTTCCAGGGCGATATCGTCCGCGACGAACTCAAGGAGTCCACCCCATGA
- a CDS encoding RAMP superfamily CRISPR-associated protein produces MPEATILEIEMLDYWHCGSGKGSGDYLDRLAERDSLGLPFVPGRLLKGLLREASLCCEALGHVPTGTALALFGAPNSPEAHNLPGGLRVADARLPPALRAWLGASASTPYRQALSRELFTAAVDETTGTTRERRPRGMEAIVPVTLHAALEPLAGADLPTGWRASLALALPLTGAVGAYRTRGLGRCAMRILDGGTHGAV; encoded by the coding sequence ATGCCTGAAGCGACGATCCTGGAAATCGAAATGCTCGATTATTGGCATTGCGGCAGCGGCAAGGGCAGCGGCGACTATCTCGACCGGCTGGCCGAACGCGATTCGCTGGGCCTGCCCTTCGTACCGGGGCGCTTGCTCAAAGGCTTGCTGCGCGAAGCATCCCTGTGTTGCGAAGCCCTGGGCCATGTGCCGACGGGAACCGCCCTGGCCTTGTTCGGCGCACCCAACAGCCCGGAAGCGCACAACCTGCCCGGTGGCCTGCGGGTGGCCGACGCCCGCCTGCCCCCAGCCCTGCGCGCTTGGCTGGGCGCATCCGCCAGCACGCCCTACCGCCAAGCCTTGTCGCGGGAATTGTTCACCGCCGCCGTGGACGAAACCACCGGCACCACCCGCGAACGCCGCCCGCGCGGCATGGAAGCCATCGTGCCGGTGACCCTGCACGCGGCACTGGAACCCCTGGCCGGCGCGGACCTGCCGACCGGTTGGCGGGCCAGCCTCGCCTTGGCCCTGCCCTTGACGGGCGCGGTCGGGGCCTACCGCACCCGCGGCCTGGGCCGTTGCGCCATGCGCATCCTCGACGGAGGCACGCATGGGGCGGTTTAG
- a CDS encoding HD-GYP domain-containing protein translates to MLKKIKIQDLRLGMYIQELCGSWMEHPFWKTSFKLERQKDLDTLLTCGIEELWIDAAKGLDVEARVETVSPEVQSAEVDTALRCAARVGQSKPISRVALRDELARAKQVHAKAKQAVVAMFTEARMGKAIKLEQAAALADEINATIARNSGALLSLVRLKHADDYTYLHSVAVCALMIALGRQLGLEGDLVREVGVAGLLHDVGKIFIPPEVLNKPGRLTDAEFETVKRHPRLGWELLRTTDGIREIALDVCLHHHERMDGRGYPDRLSGEALTLFARMGAVCDVYDAITSNRCYKAGWEPAEALRKMAEWRDGHFDPAVFQSFVKVVGIYPTGTLVKLKSGKLAVVVEQTPNNLLSPVVKIFFSTRSNSPLMQETVDLSKSQDAIASPEEPRKWGFDKDKLLGL, encoded by the coding sequence ATGTTGAAAAAAATCAAAATCCAAGACTTGCGCCTGGGCATGTATATCCAAGAACTCTGCGGCAGTTGGATGGAGCATCCGTTTTGGAAAACCTCCTTCAAACTGGAGCGCCAAAAGGATTTGGACACGCTTTTGACCTGCGGTATCGAGGAACTATGGATCGATGCGGCCAAGGGTTTGGACGTGGAGGCCAGGGTCGAGACGGTGTCCCCGGAAGTCCAAAGCGCCGAGGTCGATACCGCGCTGCGGTGCGCGGCCCGGGTCGGCCAGTCCAAGCCCATCTCCAGAGTGGCGTTGCGCGACGAACTGGCGCGGGCCAAACAGGTCCACGCCAAGGCCAAGCAGGCCGTGGTCGCCATGTTCACCGAGGCCCGCATGGGCAAGGCCATCAAGCTGGAGCAGGCCGCCGCCCTGGCCGACGAGATCAACGCCACCATCGCCCGCAACTCCGGCGCCCTCCTCAGCTTGGTCCGGCTCAAGCACGCCGACGATTACACCTATCTGCATTCGGTCGCCGTCTGCGCCCTGATGATCGCGCTGGGGCGGCAACTCGGCTTGGAGGGTGATTTGGTGCGGGAAGTCGGCGTGGCCGGGTTGCTGCACGACGTGGGCAAAATCTTCATTCCCCCCGAAGTCCTGAACAAGCCGGGGCGGCTGACCGACGCGGAGTTCGAGACGGTCAAGCGCCACCCGCGGTTGGGTTGGGAACTGCTCCGCACCACCGACGGCATCCGGGAGATCGCGCTCGATGTCTGCCTGCACCACCACGAGCGGATGGATGGCCGGGGTTATCCCGACCGCCTGTCCGGCGAGGCGTTGACCCTGTTCGCACGGATGGGCGCGGTCTGCGATGTGTACGATGCCATCACTTCGAACCGTTGCTACAAAGCGGGCTGGGAACCCGCCGAAGCCCTCCGCAAGATGGCCGAGTGGCGGGACGGCCATTTCGACCCGGCGGTGTTCCAATCCTTTGTCAAGGTCGTCGGCATCTATCCTACCGGCACCTTGGTGAAGCTCAAATCCGGAAAACTGGCCGTGGTGGTGGAGCAAACCCCCAACAACCTATTATCCCCGGTGGTCAAGATATTTTTTTCCACCCGGTCCAATTCACCCCTCATGCAGGAAACGGTGGATTTATCGAAATCCCAGGACGCTATCGCCAGTCCGGAGGAACCCCGCAAATGGGGGTTCGACAAGGATAAGCTTTTGGGGTTATGA
- a CDS encoding HDOD domain-containing protein → MNPREEELLQAAQAVLKSVAIPAQPRIVMELMKLSNQPGVDVHQIAKKVEKDPALAAKVLKVANSPLFGLKRSLDSIGQALHLMGFQLFQRAILASSLRDVLQGDRSPTSEVFWIHSELTARCCEVVAKRLRPQLAQQAYLVGLFHDCAISILGRKFPDYQDLAHKALSYRQEAVEEEERRYSTNHCVMGYLFTRSWYLPETVRLAILRHHDGEPEYSDDIDARALAAILRVSEYIVQNYDASGNMKTVEVSEWLEASSGFLDILGLYSQDVVDIEEQFLDAVR, encoded by the coding sequence ATGAACCCTAGGGAAGAAGAACTCTTGCAAGCCGCGCAGGCGGTCTTGAAATCGGTGGCCATTCCGGCCCAGCCCCGGATCGTCATGGAATTGATGAAGCTATCGAACCAGCCGGGGGTCGATGTCCATCAGATCGCCAAAAAGGTGGAAAAAGACCCCGCCTTGGCGGCGAAGGTCTTGAAAGTCGCCAACTCCCCCTTGTTCGGCCTCAAGCGCTCCCTGGATTCCATCGGCCAAGCCCTGCATCTGATGGGGTTCCAGTTGTTCCAGCGGGCGATATTGGCTTCGTCCTTGCGCGATGTGTTGCAGGGCGACCGCTCGCCGACCAGCGAGGTTTTCTGGATCCATTCCGAACTGACCGCCCGCTGCTGCGAGGTCGTCGCCAAGCGGCTCAGGCCGCAACTGGCCCAGCAGGCTTATCTGGTCGGGTTATTCCATGATTGCGCAATCTCGATATTGGGCAGGAAATTCCCGGATTACCAGGATTTGGCGCACAAGGCTTTGAGTTATCGGCAGGAAGCGGTCGAGGAAGAGGAGCGGCGCTACTCCACCAATCACTGTGTGATGGGGTATCTATTCACCCGTTCGTGGTATCTGCCCGAGACGGTGCGGCTGGCGATACTCCGCCACCACGATGGCGAGCCGGAATACTCGGACGATATCGATGCCCGTGCCTTGGCCGCGATCCTGAGGGTGAGCGAATACATCGTCCAGAATTACGACGCCTCGGGGAATATGAAAACCGTCGAGGTTTCCGAATGGCTGGAGGCTAGTTCGGGGTTTCTGGATATTCTCGGACTTTATTCCCAGGATGTGGTCGATATCGAGGAACAGTTCCTCGATGCGGTCCGTTGA
- a CDS encoding NADH-quinone oxidoreductase subunit N — MIAAADLIALSPLLALAGSAVLGLLAIACYRHHGLIFGLAAAGILAALGSIPFAAELAPRTVTPLLRVDGYALAFMGLAGLAGLCVAVLCRDYFAGRAEQPEEVYLLLLTALLGAFVLAASRHFAGFFLGLETLSVSLFALIAYPCRDERPLEAGMKYLVLSGTASGLLAFGMAWVYADTGSLEFAAFAQTADGGLLSLTGLLLIVAALGFKLSLFPFHLWTADVYQGAPVPVTALLATVAKGAVLVLLLRYTLAGGLAQTPALEQALGLMAGLSMLAGNLLALRQDNLKRLLAYSSIAHMGYLAVVLVAGGRIGADFAAEALLFYLAAYFITSLAAFGVVAVLSPQDREAERLEEYTGLFHTRPWPASVLAVALLSLAGIPLTAGFVGKFYIFASGGRGALWALLGTLVVGSGLGLYYYLRVIVQMARAPDPADGAVPKAPLPWAGGMVLGFLTLLLLGLGVYPGGLIELLAAAGGSR, encoded by the coding sequence ATGATCGCCGCCGCCGACCTCATCGCCCTGTCACCGCTGCTGGCCTTGGCGGGTAGCGCGGTCTTGGGGCTATTGGCCATCGCTTGTTATCGCCATCATGGGCTGATTTTCGGGCTGGCGGCAGCGGGAATCTTGGCCGCGTTGGGTTCGATCCCTTTCGCGGCGGAACTGGCCCCGCGCACGGTCACGCCCTTGCTACGGGTGGACGGTTACGCCCTGGCCTTCATGGGCCTGGCGGGGCTGGCCGGGTTGTGCGTCGCCGTGCTGTGCCGGGATTATTTCGCCGGTCGCGCCGAACAGCCCGAAGAGGTTTATTTGCTGCTGCTGACCGCGCTGTTGGGCGCGTTCGTGCTGGCGGCGAGCCGCCATTTCGCCGGGTTCTTCCTGGGATTGGAAACCCTCAGCGTGTCGCTGTTCGCCTTGATCGCCTACCCGTGCCGGGACGAGCGGCCTTTGGAAGCGGGCATGAAATATCTGGTGCTGTCGGGGACGGCCTCGGGCCTGTTGGCGTTCGGCATGGCCTGGGTCTACGCCGACACCGGCAGCCTGGAATTCGCCGCCTTCGCCCAAACGGCGGACGGCGGCTTGCTCAGCCTCACCGGCCTGCTGCTCATCGTCGCCGCGCTGGGTTTCAAGCTCTCGCTGTTCCCGTTCCACCTCTGGACCGCCGATGTCTACCAAGGCGCGCCGGTGCCGGTCACGGCCTTGCTCGCCACGGTCGCCAAGGGCGCGGTGCTGGTCCTGTTGTTGCGCTACACCCTGGCCGGCGGCTTGGCGCAAACACCCGCGCTGGAGCAAGCGCTGGGCCTGATGGCGGGTTTGTCGATGCTGGCCGGCAACCTCCTGGCCCTGCGCCAGGACAACCTCAAGCGGCTCCTGGCCTATTCCTCCATCGCCCACATGGGCTATCTGGCCGTGGTGCTGGTGGCGGGCGGGCGGATCGGCGCGGACTTCGCCGCCGAAGCCTTGCTGTTCTATCTGGCAGCCTATTTCATCACCAGCCTGGCGGCGTTCGGGGTGGTTGCCGTCCTCAGTCCCCAGGACCGCGAGGCCGAACGCCTGGAAGAATACACCGGGCTGTTCCACACCCGGCCCTGGCCCGCCAGCGTGCTGGCCGTGGCGCTGTTGTCGCTGGCGGGGATTCCCTTGACCGCCGGTTTCGTCGGCAAGTTCTACATCTTCGCTTCGGGCGGACGGGGCGCGTTGTGGGCGCTGCTGGGCACCCTGGTGGTGGGCAGCGGGCTGGGGCTGTATTACTACCTGCGGGTGATCGTCCAGATGGCGCGGGCACCCGACCCGGCGGACGGGGCGGTGCCTAAAGCACCCCTGCCCTGGGCGGGCGGCATGGTGCTGGGGTTTCTGACGCTATTGCTGCTGGGCCTCGGGGTTTATCCGGGCGGCTTGATCGAGCTGTTGGCGGCGGCCGGCGGATCGCGCTGA